A genome region from Thermomonospora amylolytica includes the following:
- a CDS encoding GlxA family transcriptional regulator — MHRIAFAVHEHTMLFEAAIAAEVFGVDRSDLSPTGDWYDLTVATPDGSPPGWLPQAAAHGYEVLPDMDTVIVPATADPAAPSSPALLTALVRAYEAGVRIASLCTGAFLLADAGLLDGRSATTHWMHAGELAGRHPRVDVRADVLYVDEGRVLTSAGKTAALDLCLHLVRTDYGAAAANGLARRLVAPAHRPGGQAQFIAAPNASVSPDGLEAALEWARARLDQPLTVEELARKAGLSSRHLARRMRDATGLSPLGWLQRQRLALAQELLERTDATVEQIASRCGMGTATTLRRHFQRVLGISPTAYRSTFHR; from the coding sequence ATGCACCGGATCGCGTTCGCCGTCCATGAGCACACCATGCTGTTCGAGGCGGCCATCGCCGCGGAGGTCTTCGGCGTCGACCGCTCCGACCTCTCGCCGACCGGGGACTGGTACGACCTGACCGTGGCCACTCCGGACGGCTCCCCGCCCGGCTGGCTGCCGCAGGCGGCGGCGCACGGATACGAGGTCCTGCCCGACATGGACACCGTGATCGTTCCCGCCACCGCCGACCCCGCCGCGCCGTCCAGTCCCGCCCTGCTGACCGCGCTGGTCAGGGCGTACGAGGCGGGCGTCCGGATCGCCTCGCTCTGCACGGGGGCGTTCCTGCTGGCGGACGCGGGGCTGCTGGACGGCCGCAGCGCGACGACGCACTGGATGCACGCCGGGGAGCTCGCCGGCCGCCACCCCCGGGTCGACGTCCGCGCGGACGTCCTCTACGTCGACGAGGGACGGGTGCTCACGTCGGCGGGCAAGACGGCCGCGCTCGACCTGTGCCTGCACCTGGTGCGCACCGACTACGGCGCGGCGGCCGCCAACGGGCTCGCCCGCCGGCTGGTGGCACCGGCGCACCGGCCCGGCGGCCAGGCCCAGTTCATCGCGGCGCCGAACGCCTCCGTCAGCCCCGACGGCCTGGAGGCGGCGCTGGAGTGGGCGCGGGCCCGGCTCGACCAGCCCCTCACGGTCGAGGAACTCGCCCGGAAAGCGGGACTGAGCAGCCGCCACCTCGCCCGCCGCATGCGCGATGCCACCGGCCTCTCCCCGCTCGGCTGGCTCCAGCGGCAACGCCTCGCCCTGGCCCAGGAACTCCTCGAACGCACCGACGCGACGGTCGAGCAGATCGCCTCCCGCTGCGGCATGGGCACCGCCACCACCCTCCGCCGCCACTTCCAGCGGGTCCTCGGCATCAGCCCCACCGCCTACCGCAGCACGTTCCACCGATGA
- a CDS encoding M20/M25/M40 family metallo-hydrolase: protein MADGLGAQDEVVRLCQELIRIDTSNPGDHSGPGERVAAEYVAEKLGEVGLEPVLLESHPGRASVVARIEGTDPSRDALLLHGHLDVVPARAEDWTRDPFGGEIADGCVWGRGAVDMKDMDAMILAVVRERLRQGRRPPRDVVVAFLADEEAGGRWGAQWLVDEHPELFEGCTEAIGEVGGFSLTVPGDRRMYLIEAAEKGIAWMHLTARGTAGHGSMVHPDNAVTAVAAAVARLGAHEFPIRLTKTVRAFLERACLAYGVEFDPDHPERCLEEIGPLARMIGATLRNTLNPTRLDAGYKVNVIPQEATAQVDGRFLPGHEEEFFATVDELLGPDVTREFVYHDRAIETEYEGALVAAMEEALTSEDPGALPVPYCLSGGTDAKAFARLGMRCFGFAPLRLPPELDFSGMFHGVDERVPVDGLRFGVRVLDRFLDRA, encoded by the coding sequence GTGGCTGACGGGCTTGGTGCGCAGGATGAGGTCGTACGGCTCTGCCAGGAGCTGATCCGGATCGACACCAGCAACCCGGGGGACCACTCGGGTCCGGGGGAGCGGGTCGCGGCCGAGTACGTGGCGGAGAAGCTGGGCGAGGTGGGGCTGGAGCCCGTCCTGCTGGAGTCGCATCCGGGACGGGCCAGCGTCGTGGCGCGGATCGAGGGGACCGATCCGTCGCGGGACGCGCTGCTGCTGCACGGGCATCTGGACGTGGTGCCGGCGCGGGCCGAGGACTGGACGCGGGACCCGTTCGGCGGGGAGATCGCCGACGGGTGCGTGTGGGGGCGCGGCGCCGTCGACATGAAGGACATGGACGCCATGATCCTGGCGGTCGTCCGGGAACGGCTGCGGCAGGGGCGGCGGCCGCCGCGGGACGTGGTGGTGGCGTTCCTTGCCGACGAGGAGGCCGGCGGCAGGTGGGGCGCCCAGTGGCTGGTGGACGAGCATCCGGAGCTGTTCGAGGGGTGCACCGAGGCGATCGGGGAGGTCGGCGGGTTCAGCCTGACCGTGCCGGGTGACCGGCGGATGTACCTGATCGAGGCCGCGGAGAAGGGCATCGCCTGGATGCACCTGACCGCCCGCGGGACCGCCGGGCACGGGTCGATGGTGCATCCGGACAACGCGGTGACCGCGGTGGCGGCGGCGGTGGCGCGGCTGGGGGCGCACGAGTTCCCGATCCGGCTGACCAAGACGGTGCGGGCGTTCCTGGAACGGGCCTGCCTGGCGTACGGGGTGGAGTTCGACCCCGACCACCCGGAGCGGTGCCTCGAGGAGATCGGGCCGCTGGCGCGGATGATCGGGGCGACGCTGCGCAACACCCTCAACCCGACCAGGCTGGACGCCGGATACAAGGTGAACGTCATCCCCCAGGAGGCCACCGCGCAGGTCGACGGGCGGTTCCTGCCGGGGCATGAGGAGGAGTTCTTCGCCACCGTGGACGAGCTGCTCGGGCCGGACGTGACCCGGGAGTTCGTGTACCACGACCGCGCCATCGAGACCGAGTACGAGGGGGCTCTGGTGGCGGCGATGGAGGAGGCCCTGACGTCCGAGGACCCGGGGGCGCTGCCGGTGCCGTACTGCCTGTCGGGCGGGACGGACGCCAAGGCGTTCGCCCGGCTGGGGATGCGCTGTTTCGGGTTCGCGCCGCTGCGGCTGCCGCCGGAGCTGGACTTTTCCGGAATGTTCCACGGGGTGGACGAAAGGGTTCCGGTGGACGGGCTGCGTTTCGGTGTCCGGGTGCTGGACCGGTTCCTGGACCGCGCTTAA